DNA from Branchiostoma floridae strain S238N-H82 chromosome 15, Bfl_VNyyK, whole genome shotgun sequence:
TCACACTcttttatttctgaaaaaaacaaaaacacaacaacaatcaaAAGTGATTGGACTGATCATAAATATCATAATAAAGAATTTGACAcgtactttgaaaaaaaaacggtgcTGCCAAACAAGCATCAAtgataaatatttttgtacttgtgtaatactagtagttgtttgccatacattgtatcatgtacatttgtcgtgcaataaagtttttgaTAAATAGGGGCTATGAAACCAAGCATCTACCTGTCTCGCAGAGAAGGCCGGTATACCCCGGAGGACAGTCACACACGGGAGAACCGACGAAACACGAACTGCACTTTCCTCCGTTCTGGCACACGTTAGGCTGGCATGGTGTAACAGCTGTTGGAGGAGCATTGAACACATTCATGTGAGGGAGTATAGGGCGTAAAACACATATCAGTTTGAATCTAGTCATGAAATGCATTGCTAATTCCTTTCTTATGCAATGGTCGTATTTAAAAAAACTGACACAATATGTATCCCTTATGATCTGCTCGATTCGTCAAGCAATTAATATGGGCTAGTAATATCAATGACTTACGAGACTCGCAGACGTAGTTGTGTTGTTCCGTGCAGGCGTGGTAGTCTCCTTCGTAATTCTGGTCTCGGTCCAGGAGCACACATATGTCGAAGGGGCTGTAGATATCTCCAGCCATCCAAGATGACTGCACTGTAAACACATCATGTTGAATTTGGTAAACATTGATTCAAGGCGGAGAGGTCTTATTTCATACACTCAATCATAACTTGAAAAAAGGTCCGCAAAGAATAATCAAGGAAACTACGGTTTGGATGATAGGCACATACGGCTATGCACATATGACACAGTCAGAACCTACCTTTGGGGCGTTCGAGTCTCAGGCAGAAACTAAAACGCCATAGTCAATCTCGACCACGTGGCCACAAGGCTGACCACAATGATGACAGCGTGGTATGAAAACCGACATTAACTCTTAAGTCACTTTAAACATACCCAAATGTGTAATTCAGCATAGAATCTAAATGGCATCAGTAAGTCCGGCAATGGGAATTACTTCACGCTTTGTGAATTCCTCTCCATGAATATTATGTGTATCCAAACAGAAGCTGTATCTGTACCTACAACGCCTGTATATCCGCCCTTTGGCGCAACACACTAGATAGATATCAGCTCACCAGAGAAGGGGAATCCGTCCCCGTGAAAGAAATGGGGAAGCTGTGACTTTATGATCGTCCAATAAGAGGCATTGATAGACTGCTGGATGATGCTGGCCAGCATATCCTGGTCTGATGGTTCCTTGACATCTGCCAGCTGCCCTCCAATGCTGACACAGGCAGCAGAGGCCTCCTTGTGGGACAGGGCGTCTTTTGACTGCCGATAACATTTGTTGTTGTAGACTAACATGTGAATGTAAAATAAGACAATTAGCTGTGGCAACAGCACAAAGCAGTGGATGCTATCATGGAGTCTATACAGTCAGAATGCCATACGATTGTTGTACCCCATATTAAATCTCTGTCAAGCTGTGAAACATGACGTATAGGACGGCAAAGTATGGACCTGTGTTTACAGCAGTGCAACTGGTGGTTTGTTGTACTATCAGCGTGAAAAACTTCAAACACGTACCTGTTTCACAAAACAGGAACTCGTCCACATAGAGGCCATCAGAGCACACCGGCTGGGAAGGGAGTCGAGAGCGTTTGAATATTTATAAAATGTCTCCCTCTGTTATAATAATCATGGTTTCAGCAAAGGATGCACATAATTTTGAGGTAGCTACAAACAGCGCCGTTATGGATCGGTGATAAATTCTAAAGTTAAAGTTTTTGCCGATTATATAGCCAATGGTGGCGTGAAGGTGACTCTTTCGGAAGACCAAAATATTAATGTACCTACCTGGAACGTGACTGTCGTCACCAACTTTGCATTGTTGGTCACCGTGATCACGACGACGTAATCGTGATCATGTGACCCCAGAGGGATGTCCATCTTGCTGAGGTCGGGCACGATCTCGTAGTTCCGGAAGTAACACTCGCTGTCCTTCGGGATGCAGGCGCAGTGAGGCGGGTCACACTCGGGATGGAGGACCTGGGCGTCAACACAGGGCAAGTTAATCGGTTATGACCGCCACAATTAGaaatacacatctatatatatgtacaaatctTCACTTACAGATGGTCTTCTGACTGCCAACTGCCCTTCCCCGTGTACAATGGAGCTGTTGAGGAAGTCCTGAAGACTCCAGTGGATGTTGTGTAGTCCGCTGTGGTCGTCAAACGCCTCAAATCCAAACCTATTAAtattagatgatatttggttatACTAATCATTCAATTCAAATGTCATTGATGTCATTCTGTACTTAACTTATCTGCATACCAAAAGTTATCCATTCTTAAGGTATTCACTTCAATATATTCAATAtatcacatgtttcaaacaaaatcGGCCACAAAAGTTCCGTAAAAGCTttataaacatttgaaaatcaagaccatagcatgtaaAGCATACTTTCTAATCATTACAAATGATAACCAATATACCGTAAACCGAAACGTAACACACAACGACGCACACCTTATTGTGAACAGATCAGATGAGTGATTTCCGACCAAGGCTGTTACTCCGTGTTTCTTGAGCCAGACGTTCTGCACCACAGGCGGAGAGGAGTCGACGTGAAGGAGGACATCCTCTTGAACGAAGTTTCCCATGACGTCATAGGCTTGCAGCCACAGTCGAACAGAGTCACCGTCTTCCCTAGGAATGTCCAGATCAACTCGTTCTGCCTGGGGATGAAATACAGATTTTGGAGCTTGAAGTCTAGACATTGATACAAACGatgtcatacatatatgtaGGGCGATACTCACGTCCGGTCACTTTTTCCCCCAAATTGTTGGTTggaaatattcaaaacaaacaaacaaagattgTACTTAGCTCATATTTTGCTTTAGCTTTTCCTTTGTTTATCACTGGATTACGACAAGTCAAATATTGTTCACGGCTAAGAATACCTCTGACTAAACTACACGTGCAGAGGTTTGGTGTTGTAACAGGTCgtccagtgtaatataaccagctgctgccacgccgcgtgcctgcgaagctggtgtgttaggcCAAATGGTGGCTATACTAGCTATGCAGATATCCGGCAGACATTAGAAACATTGGCGATTGGTATTAGGGTAATTCGTAGCTCACCATGACGTCAGGCACTGTTGTCCAAGTGTTCGGTGGAGTGGTGATGCTCCGTCCACCGGCGTGGTCTACAGCGAACGCACTCTCAGCAATGATGATTCCATAAGCGTTGGGAATGGCCTGTCGTGATCTTGAAAACATGTTTACTAGGATATGATTacactcattttttttaaaggttaAAGGAACACTTCTGGTGTGTAGAATGTTCCAACAGCGAAAACTAGTCATCCAATCGGTTCATTATTGTGAACCATAACTTTGATCGGTATAACGGAACGTCGATGTGGTTTAAACGTCTAACGGCAGGAACTAAAACGGGTTGTAAGTAAAAGCCAACCTTTGCATTGGAGGAAGACCAGTGACCTCCTCGTACCCAGCTGCAATGGGAGGGTCGTACGGCTCAATGGAGGCCAGCAGTTTGTGTTGATGGTGGAACAGGTTACGGTACCGTCCAGGCCACTTCAGAGATACCTATActcacaaaaacaaaaagggACCGAAAAGTTAATCGATGATGATCTATACAATCTGACACAATTTGAATATTTAAGCACTAGAACAGGCCACTTGGTTGTCTGTCAGGCCATTGATTCATATTCCCTAcagtcatccatccatccaattTCATATATTTGTTCGTCTTTTACCCACCTTAGTCCCCGCGCCAAGTGAGTTCTGTAGGTTGGTTTGCCACAGATGACTCGTGTTTGCTGCAGCGCTGTCGGTCCACAGTGGTTGGTGCGCGTCCACCGTCACGTTGTTGACGTCATCGTAGATCAGGAACCTTCGGGCGCGCTGATAGTTTCCGGCAACGTCATTAACGGTCAGGAGAAAGCAGTAAGTACCTGAGAGAGTAAATTCAGACAGATTTAGAGAAACAAGGTGCAAAGTCACTGTGAGGACTCGACATGCCACATGGCAATATCCAATGAAAGTGAATGATGAAACTGTCACCGATTACAATCACCGATTACAAAGTTTGTTTGAAGCTACCTTTATCTGCAAAATCATTTAGGATTTTTCATTGTAATGCAGAACCTGGTTCACTCAGTGTCACGTCCACCATGCCTGCTCCTCTTGACACGTTCTGAGACCCTGACATGACGGGAGTGACGGACCTCATACCCAGCACATCTCCGTACGGCTGGAGCTTGTACACCACGTACTCATACCGGCCCAGACCTGAACCTTCGTCACTCCAGCCTGGCCAGCTAAGCTGGATCTGGCCCTGTAAGTTCAGAGGAGTCTTATTTATTTGCTTAATAAAGTTTATCAAAAGGTATCGTTTATCAAAATCACGAGAAATCATATTCCCCAGTGATTTTTTTACATCACTTTTGCTGACTGCTCTAATAATTTTTGCacacagaatgaaaaaaaatttatgtatatatagaacAAATGTTAAGATTTTTGTGAGTTTTATTGCCTATGCAACAAACGGATAACATGTTGGCAAAAGTTGTCCTTGGAGATTTCTGTACCATTTTGGACCTTCTTTCTGGGACGCAATAATATACCTCTACAGAACTCACTTTTTTGGTGTATGGAGGACCGATCTCCATGAGTTTGGAGGAGCAACTGCTGGCAACAGAGCAGTGGGCGGGGTCACGGAGGTCATAGGTGAAGTGGGCAGTGtgggtgacctctgacccatgGTAGTACTGACGGGCGTTCTGGGTCACAACCCCGTCCGAACGGTCGTGGTTGTTGATGACGACATAACCGCCGTTGGTCGCTCGGGCTTTAAACTCCAACCTTTAAATGGATGAATAAATTGGCAATGGAAGGATGTATTGGATAGATGGAATGAGTGAAATTAATTGGATAGAAACGCACAATCAGATTTTGGGATGATTTGATCTCGAAACAAGTAGCCTACTGTTTCTTGCATGGTAGATCGTTTGTTGGTACGTCGTAAATTCACAATGTTTGAATACGCATAGCCATTTTGATGAGGTGGATAAAGGCAAGGTGGGAATGATGCAAACAGGAATGAGATTCTGAATAGGGACTTTAGGGAATTGACCATTCATAGCGCTAGCGGGGTACTTTCTAAATATGCTGAGGCAAAGAAAAGAAGCATGCTGACGTAGATACCAATTGTTCAACCCGTATGGCTGGAGCATTAGTCAAAGTCACAAGAATACAAGGTATTGACATACTTGTCGCCATGCTGGAGTGTTGGTAGTCCCAGGTTCTCATGATTCACACAGTCATTCAGGTTTGTATCCGGGTTGCCCTGGCTGTGCCCGATGCTGCACCCGATGCTTGTTCCTGACCGCAGTGCTGATCCGTCTTCAGTTAAATAAGAGTGATAATTCATTATTATGCATACTAGTACATCCTTACGTGTGTTCCGACAAGTGACAAGTAGTGAGGAATACGCCTTTCACATATTGTCTAACTCCGTCACTCACCCAGTCCATCATATCGTCTACTCTCTTATATATATCTCAACATGAATATCTATTTCGGAACGATCTTTGTCAATCAAACATGATAGGCCTTAGAAAAAGCTGACGTCATAAATGCAAGAAAACCTATTTCCCAGTAGCAAAAGTAATtgaaacctgaaaaaaaaagaatgtgtaTACCTATTAAGTGGCTGTCTCTATCAATCATTTGAAGTTAAAACTTACCCCTGAGCAGTCTCCAAGTTGTGGACGCTGTGACGATGCCAACCCGgaagtctttgaaactatccagagaagatgcccctactgtgcttgttgataacaaattccactttaCAATGATCATCatagttctaggaaaatacGAATATCTTaatacatcaat
Protein-coding regions in this window:
- the LOC118431582 gene encoding uncharacterized protein LOC118431582; amino-acid sequence: MEKLVDAGLVKAIGVSNFNISQMEEVLTNGRIKPAVNQVESHPYLVCSKLLKCAADNNVIITAFSPLGRPGEESLHGVSPLKDPKVIAIAEKHKKTPAQVCLRWQVQRGVVVVPKSTSPARILENSQVHVRKWDGSALRSGTSIGCSIGHSQGNPDTNLNDCVNHENLGLPTLQHGDKLEFKARATNGGYVVINNHDRSDGVVTQNARQYYHGSEVTHTAHFTYDLRDPAHCSVASSCSSKLMEIGPPYTKKGQIQLSWPGWSDEGSGLGRYEYVVYKLQPYGDVLGMRSVTPVMSGSQNVSRGAGMVDVTLSEPGTYCFLLTVNDVAGNYQRARRFLIYDDVNNVTVDAHQPLWTDSAAANTSHLWQTNLQNSLGAGTKVSLKWPGRYRNLFHHQHKLLASIEPYDPPIAAGYEEVTGLPPMQRSRQAIPNAYGIIIAESAFAVDHAGGRSITTPPNTWTTVPDVMAERVDLDIPREDGDSVRLWLQAYDVMGNFVQEDVLLHVDSSPPVVQNVWLKKHGVTALVGNHSSDLFTIRFGFEAFDDHSGLHNIHWSLQDFLNSSIVHGEGQLAVRRPSVLHPECDPPHCACIPKDSECYFRNYEIVPDLSKMDIPLGSHDHDYVVVITVTNNAKLVTTVTFQPVCSDGLYVDEFLFCETVYNNKCYRQSKDALSHKEASAACVSIGGQLADVKEPSDQDMLASIIQQSINASYWTIIKSQLPHFFHGDGFPFSVQSSWMAGDIYSPFDICVLLDRDQNYEGDYHACTEQHNYVCESPVTPCQPNVCQNGGKCSSCFVGSPVCDCPPGYTGLLCETGRCLVS